Proteins encoded in a region of the Streptomyces sp. NBC_00258 genome:
- a CDS encoding methyltransferase domain-containing protein, which produces MTRTDGYLLDNRQTEAGQRFDALAALFDPTTFRHIERFGIGSGWRCWEVGAGGTSVVSWLAKKVGPTGKVVATDVDTSWATSAVRPPIELRVHDVGVDEPPGEGFDLVHARLVLVHVADRERALHSMIRALRPGGRLLVEDADPALQPLACPDERGPEQQLANRLRHGFRELLTEHGADLAYGRRLPRLLREAGLRQVEADAYFPITSPACGALESATIRQVRDRLVAAGLATDQDIDRHLANVAAGGMDLATAPLISAWGRKV; this is translated from the coding sequence ATGACGCGAACCGACGGGTATCTCCTCGACAACCGGCAGACCGAGGCGGGGCAGCGTTTCGACGCCCTCGCCGCTCTCTTCGACCCCACGACGTTCCGGCACATCGAACGGTTCGGCATCGGATCCGGCTGGCGCTGCTGGGAGGTCGGCGCGGGCGGCACGTCCGTGGTGTCCTGGCTCGCCAAGAAGGTCGGCCCCACCGGCAAGGTCGTCGCGACCGACGTCGACACCTCCTGGGCCACCTCGGCCGTCCGCCCGCCCATCGAGCTGCGCGTCCATGACGTGGGTGTGGACGAACCGCCGGGGGAGGGCTTCGATCTCGTGCACGCCCGGCTCGTCCTGGTCCATGTGGCGGACAGGGAGCGGGCGTTGCACTCGATGATCAGAGCGCTGCGGCCCGGCGGGCGGCTCCTGGTCGAGGACGCCGACCCGGCGCTCCAGCCGCTGGCCTGCCCCGACGAGCGCGGCCCCGAACAGCAGTTGGCCAACCGGCTGCGCCACGGGTTCCGTGAACTTCTCACCGAGCACGGCGCCGACCTCGCGTACGGGCGCCGGCTTCCGCGTCTGCTCCGCGAGGCCGGGCTGCGGCAGGTCGAGGCCGACGCGTACTTCCCGATCACCTCGCCGGCCTGTGGTGCCCTGGAGTCCGCGACGATCCGTCAGGTCCGCGACCGCCTCGTCGCCGCGGGCCTCGCCACGGACCAGGACATCGACCGGCACCTGGCGAACGTGGCCGCGGGCGGGATGGACCTGGCCACGGCGCCGCTGATCTCGGCGTGGGGGCGCAAGGTGTAG
- a CDS encoding carbohydrate kinase family protein, with the protein MTGASGPGGALLVVGDVVTDVVARHRGPLAAGTDTAAVVRTVPGGAGANVACWAARRDGTEVRLLGKVGMDSAAWHERELATSGVRPLLVIDPEAPTGTVVCLVDMGASAERTFLTDSGAALRLTPGDWSESLLDGVARLHLSGYLFFSESCRALVTVAVESARARGVPVSVDPASAGFLTELGVDRFLALTEGVDVLLPSRDEACLLTGLPDPADAAAKLSRHVPLVVVKQGGAGALVARSGEVRARVPAVAATPVDTTGAGDAFTGAFLAALLAGTRPEEAAAEGCRAGARAVEQVGGRPTTNA; encoded by the coding sequence GTGACCGGGGCGAGCGGCCCCGGCGGGGCTCTCCTGGTTGTCGGCGACGTCGTCACGGACGTCGTCGCCCGGCACCGCGGGCCGCTCGCGGCCGGCACCGACACGGCCGCCGTCGTCCGGACCGTGCCGGGCGGCGCGGGCGCCAACGTCGCGTGCTGGGCGGCCCGCCGGGACGGCACGGAGGTCCGGCTGCTCGGCAAGGTGGGCATGGACTCCGCCGCGTGGCACGAGCGCGAGCTGGCCACTTCGGGAGTGCGCCCTCTCCTGGTCATCGACCCCGAGGCGCCGACCGGGACGGTGGTCTGCCTGGTGGACATGGGCGCTTCGGCGGAGCGCACCTTCCTCACGGACAGCGGTGCGGCCCTGCGGCTCACGCCCGGCGACTGGTCGGAGTCACTGCTCGACGGTGTCGCCCGGCTGCATCTGTCGGGCTATCTGTTCTTCTCCGAGTCGTGCCGTGCGCTGGTGACGGTTGCGGTGGAGTCGGCACGCGCGCGCGGGGTGCCGGTGAGCGTGGATCCGGCGTCGGCGGGATTCCTCACGGAACTGGGCGTGGACCGCTTCCTCGCGCTCACCGAGGGCGTCGACGTCCTGCTGCCCAGCCGGGACGAGGCCTGTCTGTTGACCGGTCTGCCCGATCCGGCGGACGCGGCGGCCAAGTTGAGCCGCCACGTCCCGCTGGTGGTGGTCAAACAGGGCGGGGCGGGAGCCCTGGTCGCCCGGTCGGGGGAGGTCCGAGCCCGGGTTCCGGCGGTGGCCGCGACCCCGGTCGACACCACGGGTGCCGGGGACGCCTTCACCGGAGCCTTCCTGGCCGCGCTCCTCGCGGGCACCCGCCCGGAGGAAGCCGCCGCGGAGGGGTGCCGGGCCGGGGCACGGGCGGTGGAACAGGTGGGCGGGAGGCCGACGACGAACGCGTAG